In Lodderomyces elongisporus chromosome 1, complete sequence, the DNA window CTTTAAATACTCTTGGTTCTTTGCATATGCCAAAGCGTAACATGCACTCGCAAgagtaaagaaaatggcaacaacaatcaaacTTGTTGCCTGCAATGTACAACTCAACCATTGGATCACCGCGTTTAACAAGTAGAACCCACAGCGTGGCAAATTACCGTCGAACTTACGGATGAAATTCGTAAAAGTGTCGGTTAATGGACAGATTCTCAACAAAAAGGGAACCTCGACAAATATAACAATCAATCCTTGAACAATACAAATTActgaaaaaataatcacAAGATTGAAATGAAAGATGTTGGCTATACCAAGGGCAATGCATAGAAATATCGTGAATATACTAATCCATTGTCCGTATAGGGaaaagtttttctttttaaagtCGTTGGAAAGACCGCCAAAAACGTTCTGTGTAATGGTTTCTCCTAATGccattttttcaaaactgCTGTTAATTTGCAAATATGATTGAGACTGTAATTAAATTGGATGTTGGACAACGTGCAGCTATACTTGAAATTAAAAtcgaaattgaaattgagatCTGTAATTGAacttgaatttgaatttgaatttaaGTGTGGTGCTTGATATTGATGTACAAtcaattttgttgttctgTTTATATCTGCTTGTTTGACGCTCTGTCTTTTTCTCGCACTCGCACTCACAATCtcttttgcaaagaaattaaaaaaaaagaggaaggaGGGGGGGATAAGGAGGAGGTacgaggaggagaaggaggaggagcaGGAGGCTTTAGCGAGTGTTATATACAGGTCTTGGggccttgtttttttttgtccttttttttttttggtgaacggagtttcttttcataatttgtttctttccatAATTTGATACTTTTcacaattgttgttgtttaaaGTGATAGGAATAATGTAAAAGATACTCATTTGATATTGGTGTATGGGAATGTTTGATTAGTTTAGGGAGAAAATAGCTATAAAAAACTATAGTCCATGAATTAGCGACGATTTTG includes these proteins:
- the TVP18 gene encoding Golgi apparatus membrane protein tvp18 translates to MALGETITQNVFGGLSNDFKKKNFSLYGQWISIFTIFLCIALGIANIFHFNLVIIFSVICIVQGLIVIFVEVPFLLRICPLTDTFTNFIRKFDGNLPRCGFYLLNAVIQWLSCTLQATSLIVVAIFFTLASACYALAYAKNQEYLKSSIDVTGTGQGGALEAQVGEHVVRNVL